A single genomic interval of uncultured Desulfobulbus sp. harbors:
- the aprA gene encoding adenylyl-sulfate reductase subunit alpha, protein MALPNKPKGELAAVVNPEIVEHSCDVLIVGGGMAACGTAFEIKKWAPEGMKIILCDKASMERSGAVAQGLSAINTYIGENAIEDYVKMVRNDLMGIVREDLIYDLGRHVDESVKLFEEWGLPIWKKDAAGETLDGAKPAPTLREGGTPVRTGKWQIMINGESYKCIVAEPAKKALGEENIMERVFIVKMLLDKNKENTIAGAVGFSTRENKVHVFKCKAALVACGGAVNIFRPRSTGEGKGRAWYPVWNAGSTYTMCAQVGATLTMMENRFTPSRFKDGYGPVGAWFLLFKAKVQNGLGEFYAGSDAAKEELSKYMPYGQSPVTPTCLRNHLMLNELKEGRGPIYMATEVALNAFLDAQRAAGKDEKEVKKFWKHLESEAWEDFLDMSVGQAGLWAGANIEPEKVGSEIMPTEPYMLGSHSGCCGIWTSGPDESWVPSVDGPRSHQYKWGYNRMTTVNGLFTAGDGVGASGHKFSSGSHAEGRIVAKQMVKYCRDNADFTPELAQTAQELADEIYAPVKLYDQFKDASTAADVNPNYCKPAGMMMRLMKATDEYGGGVATYYMTSGKLLNICLDLLQLMREDAEKMAAGDLHELMRAWENYHRIWCVETHIRHIEFRKESRYPGFYYRSDYPSVDEENWKCFVNSTFDPKSKEWKCEKVPCINIIETTPWL, encoded by the coding sequence ATGGCATTACCGAATAAGCCGAAAGGCGAGCTCGCCGCCGTTGTTAATCCGGAAATCGTTGAGCACAGTTGTGACGTTCTGATCGTTGGCGGTGGTATGGCTGCTTGCGGTACCGCTTTTGAGATCAAGAAATGGGCACCCGAAGGAATGAAGATCATCCTTTGTGACAAGGCTTCCATGGAGCGCTCCGGTGCCGTTGCTCAGGGTCTGTCCGCCATTAACACCTACATCGGCGAGAACGCCATCGAAGATTACGTAAAGATGGTACGTAACGACCTGATGGGTATTGTTCGCGAGGACCTGATCTATGACCTCGGTCGTCACGTAGACGAATCTGTAAAGCTGTTTGAAGAGTGGGGCCTGCCGATTTGGAAGAAAGACGCTGCTGGCGAGACCCTTGACGGCGCCAAGCCCGCTCCGACCCTGCGCGAGGGTGGTACCCCGGTTCGTACCGGTAAATGGCAGATCATGATCAACGGTGAGTCCTACAAGTGCATCGTTGCTGAGCCTGCGAAGAAAGCTCTGGGTGAAGAGAACATCATGGAGCGCGTCTTCATCGTGAAGATGCTGCTCGACAAAAACAAAGAGAACACCATCGCCGGTGCTGTTGGTTTCTCCACCCGTGAAAACAAAGTTCACGTTTTCAAATGCAAAGCTGCTCTGGTAGCCTGTGGTGGTGCTGTTAACATCTTCCGTCCTCGTTCCACTGGTGAGGGTAAAGGCCGCGCTTGGTACCCGGTATGGAATGCTGGTTCCACCTACACCATGTGTGCTCAGGTTGGTGCGACCCTGACCATGATGGAGAACCGCTTCACACCTTCCCGTTTCAAAGATGGTTATGGCCCGGTTGGTGCATGGTTCCTCCTGTTCAAGGCCAAAGTACAGAACGGTCTGGGCGAGTTCTACGCTGGCAGCGATGCAGCCAAGGAAGAGCTGTCCAAATACATGCCGTACGGCCAGTCTCCGGTTACCCCCACCTGTCTGCGTAACCACCTGATGCTCAACGAGCTGAAAGAAGGCCGTGGCCCGATCTACATGGCTACCGAAGTTGCCCTCAACGCCTTCCTCGATGCACAGCGCGCTGCTGGCAAGGATGAGAAAGAGGTCAAGAAGTTCTGGAAACACCTCGAGTCTGAGGCTTGGGAAGACTTCCTCGACATGTCCGTTGGTCAGGCTGGTCTGTGGGCCGGTGCCAACATCGAGCCTGAGAAAGTAGGTTCCGAGATCATGCCGACCGAACCCTACATGCTGGGATCTCACTCCGGTTGTTGTGGTATCTGGACCTCCGGTCCGGACGAGAGCTGGGTACCTTCAGTAGACGGTCCTCGCTCCCATCAGTATAAATGGGGCTACAACCGTATGACCACGGTCAACGGTCTGTTCACCGCCGGTGACGGTGTTGGTGCTTCCGGTCATAAGTTCTCCTCTGGTTCCCACGCTGAGGGTCGTATCGTTGCCAAGCAGATGGTTAAGTACTGCCGCGACAACGCCGACTTCACTCCTGAGCTGGCTCAGACCGCTCAAGAGCTGGCCGACGAGATCTACGCACCGGTTAAGCTGTATGATCAATTCAAGGATGCTTCCACCGCAGCAGACGTCAATCCCAACTACTGCAAGCCTGCAGGTATGATGATGCGTCTGATGAAAGCCACCGACGAGTACGGCGGTGGTGTTGCTACCTACTACATGACCTCCGGCAAATTGCTCAACATCTGTCTGGATCTGCTCCAGCTGATGCGTGAGGATGCAGAGAAGATGGCAGCCGGCGATCTCCATGAGTTGATGCGCGCTTGGGAGAACTACCACCGTATCTGGTGTGTAGAGACCCACATCCGTCACATCGAGTTCCGTAAAGAGTCCCGCTACCCCGGATTCTACTACCGCTCCGATTACCCGAGCGTTGACGAAGAGAACTGGAAGTGCTTCGTTAACTCCACCTTCGATCCGAAGAGCAAAGAGTGGAAATGCGAGAAGGTACCGTGCATCAATATCATCGAGACCACCCCTTGGCTGTGA
- the aprB gene encoding adenylyl-sulfate reductase subunit beta has product MPSYVDPSKCDGCKGGDKTACMYICPNDLMVLNVEAMRAYNQEPDACWECYSCVKICPQGAIFVRGYDDFVPLGGQVHPMRSSDSIMWTVKFRNGNVKRFKFPIRTTAEGAANEYAGQKGANLDDECLLLESALPAPTKLA; this is encoded by the coding sequence ATGCCAAGTTACGTAGATCCTTCGAAATGTGATGGTTGCAAGGGCGGAGATAAGACTGCCTGCATGTACATCTGCCCCAACGATCTGATGGTTCTCAATGTTGAGGCTATGAGAGCTTACAATCAGGAGCCGGATGCATGCTGGGAGTGCTACTCCTGCGTTAAGATCTGTCCGCAGGGCGCTATCTTTGTTCGCGGTTATGATGACTTCGTACCGTTGGGCGGCCAGGTTCATCCGATGCGTTCTTCAGACTCCATCATGTGGACCGTTAAATTCCGTAACGGCAACGTAAAACGCTTCAAATTCCCGATCCGTACGACCGCTGAGGGCGCTGCCAACGAGTATGCCGGTCAGAAGGGTGCAAACCTGGATGACGAGTGTCTGCTGCTCGAGAGTGCACTGCCGGCCCCGACCAAGCTTGCTTAA
- a CDS encoding DNA translocase FtsK 4TM domain-containing protein → MTESDTQPEPRHRQEVTSLMLLFMALFLLLAQISYLQPLLGSNPAWQEPAANWCGSFGYYSAHYLFSFLGMIAVFPVCLLGYAMISVLLSRPATNRLPAIVAGLSGIMLSSSGLFGSFDQLWLPPGFIAPGGYLGTLVWQVLHGVIGSVGTVLVLVLVLLFSLMASVRFSLFAVVRNPRKYAESVDEEEVVPAPARKRSGNRRSNEPEERGAPRIERPEVSTAAASKPVVEKRAQAVSNGRDCARPGMGDFELPPITLLDENPGDPVEVNSDHYYEVSDTLIAKLGDFGVKGDVAGISPGPVVTTYEFAPAPGVKINKIVTLADDLAMVLKVDRVRIVGSIPGKAAIGIEIPNPQRKTVYLRDILLSSEYQNAKSTLSLALGFDVIGRPVVANLARMPHLLIAGATGAGKSVAINAFIASILFKATPEQVRLLMIDPKRIELSVYDDIPHLLHPVVVEAKMASRALLWAVREMERRYRLLEERRVKSFATYNQVAEEKLPYIVIIVDELADLMMVASKDVETSIARLAQMARAAGMHIILATQRPSVDVLTGLIKANFPTRISFKVSSKVDSRTILDGSGAEHLLGMGDMLFLPPGAAKLQRIHGAYISEQETERLVTRLKEQGVAQYDETVLQVVEEEPEVLEGGEEEYDEKYDEAVAVVTETGQASISMVQRRLRVGYNRAARMIEIMEREGIVGPADGSRPREVLVRSSYSESDS, encoded by the coding sequence ATGACTGAATCGGATACCCAGCCCGAACCGCGGCATCGGCAGGAGGTTACCTCCCTGATGCTGTTGTTTATGGCGCTCTTTCTCCTTTTGGCCCAGATCAGCTATCTGCAACCGCTGCTCGGATCCAATCCAGCCTGGCAGGAACCGGCCGCCAACTGGTGCGGCTCCTTTGGCTATTACAGTGCCCACTACCTCTTCTCCTTTCTCGGGATGATCGCGGTTTTTCCGGTCTGTCTGCTGGGCTATGCCATGATCAGTGTGTTGCTCTCCCGTCCCGCCACCAACAGGCTGCCGGCAATCGTCGCCGGTCTATCAGGGATCATGCTCAGTTCCTCCGGCCTGTTCGGCTCCTTTGACCAGCTCTGGCTGCCGCCGGGATTTATCGCCCCAGGCGGCTATCTCGGTACCTTGGTCTGGCAGGTCCTCCATGGGGTGATCGGCAGCGTGGGCACGGTGTTGGTGTTGGTGCTGGTCCTCCTGTTTTCCCTTATGGCTTCGGTCCGTTTTTCCCTCTTTGCGGTGGTGCGCAACCCGCGGAAATATGCGGAGTCAGTCGATGAAGAGGAGGTCGTGCCCGCCCCTGCACGAAAGCGCAGTGGGAACAGGCGGAGCAATGAGCCCGAGGAGCGGGGTGCTCCCCGGATCGAACGACCGGAAGTGTCCACGGCTGCTGCCAGCAAACCGGTGGTGGAAAAAAGGGCGCAGGCCGTTTCCAACGGGCGGGACTGCGCGCGGCCAGGCATGGGCGATTTCGAGCTGCCTCCCATTACCCTGCTCGATGAAAATCCCGGAGATCCGGTGGAGGTGAACAGTGACCACTACTACGAGGTCAGCGACACCCTGATCGCCAAGCTTGGCGACTTTGGGGTCAAGGGAGATGTCGCCGGCATCTCCCCGGGGCCGGTGGTGACGACCTATGAGTTTGCACCGGCTCCAGGGGTCAAGATCAATAAGATCGTGACCTTGGCAGATGATCTGGCCATGGTCCTCAAGGTGGATCGGGTGCGTATTGTCGGCTCCATCCCGGGAAAGGCGGCCATCGGTATAGAGATCCCCAACCCCCAGAGAAAGACTGTCTATCTCCGTGATATTCTCCTCAGTTCCGAGTATCAGAATGCAAAGTCGACCTTGAGTCTTGCACTGGGCTTCGATGTCATTGGCCGGCCCGTGGTTGCCAATCTGGCGCGCATGCCCCATTTACTGATCGCCGGTGCCACCGGGGCGGGTAAATCCGTGGCCATCAACGCCTTTATCGCCTCCATTTTGTTTAAGGCAACACCGGAGCAGGTCCGTCTTTTGATGATCGATCCCAAACGGATCGAGCTTTCAGTCTACGATGATATCCCCCATCTGTTGCATCCGGTGGTGGTTGAGGCCAAGATGGCCTCGCGCGCCCTGTTGTGGGCCGTGCGCGAGATGGAGCGTCGCTACCGGTTGCTTGAGGAACGACGGGTGAAATCCTTTGCCACCTACAACCAGGTGGCCGAGGAGAAGCTTCCCTATATTGTCATTATTGTCGACGAGTTGGCCGACTTGATGATGGTTGCCTCCAAGGATGTGGAAACCTCCATCGCCCGTCTGGCCCAGATGGCTCGTGCGGCCGGTATGCATATCATCCTCGCCACCCAGCGGCCTTCGGTCGACGTGCTCACCGGCCTGATCAAAGCCAACTTTCCCACCCGAATTTCCTTTAAGGTTTCCTCCAAGGTGGATTCGCGAACCATTCTCGACGGATCCGGCGCTGAGCACCTGCTCGGCATGGGCGATATGCTCTTTCTGCCGCCGGGAGCGGCCAAACTGCAACGTATCCATGGCGCCTACATCTCGGAACAGGAAACAGAACGGTTGGTGACCCGGCTGAAGGAGCAGGGCGTTGCCCAGTACGACGAAACCGTGCTGCAGGTGGTCGAGGAGGAACCGGAGGTTCTCGAAGGCGGCGAAGAGGAGTATGACGAGAAGTACGACGAGGCAGTGGCGGTTGTGACAGAAACCGGACAAGCCTCGATTTCCATGGTGCAGCGGCGACTGCGTGTCGGCTATAATCGGGCCGCACGCATGATCGAGATCATGGAGCGCGAAGGCATCGTCGGCCCGGCGGACGGCTCAAGGCCGAGGGAGGTCCTGGTGCGCTCTTCCTACAGCGAATCAGACAGTTAG